The Aeromicrobium yanjiei DNA segment CTCCTGATCTTCGTGCTCACCGGGTTCCTGTTCGTGGCCGCCTCGGTCAGCGCCGACGGCACCGACCTGCGTCCCACCGGCGGTGACGTCGGATCCCTCCTGCGCGAGCGGTCCGAGCGCATCGACGCGCGCCGCGCGGAGGCCAACACCCTGCGCTCGGAGATCGACCGGCTCTCGTCCAGCGTGTCGGGCCGGAGCCTGGACAAGCTGCGCAAGCGCGTCGACGCCCTCGAGCCAGCCACCGGGCTGACACCGGTGCGTGGCCCGGGCGTCCGGGTCACCCTGACCGATGCGCCCGACGCCGGCGACCTGTCCGGGGTCGACCCCAACTGGCAGGTCGTGCACCAGCAGGACATCCAGGCGTACGTCAACGCGCTGTGGGCAGGAGGGGCCGAGGCGATCTCGCTGCAGGGTCAGCGGCTCATCGCGACGACCGGCATCCGGTGCGTCGGCAACGTCGTGATCCTCGACGGCGTCCCGTACTCACCGCCGTACGTCATCGAGGCCGTCGGCGACCAGACCGGCATGAGCAGCTCGATGATCACCTCGCCCGACACCGCGAGCTATGCGGACTACGCGCGGCGCTACAACCTCGGTCTCGAGATCGAGCAGCTCGACGCCGTGACGATCAAGGCCTACACCAACCCGATCTCGCTGACGTTCGCGAAGGCCCCGGCGCCCTAGGGACGCCGGGGGGCCTCACTGACCGTCGGGCAGCGCGCCGCCGTCGGAGTCCGCGCCGTCCGTCGGCCCACCGTCGGTCGCGCCTCCGTCGGTGTCGCCACCGTCCTCGCCGGTGTCGCCCGGGTTGGTCGACACCGTCAGACGGACCGTCGACCCCGGCGAGACCCGCGTGCCGGGAGCCACCGACTGGGCGGTCACCTGGTTCTCCGGTGACGTCGAGTTCGGGTCCTCGGTGATGTCGGCCTTGAGCCCGATGTCCTCCAGGGCGCTCCTGGCGTCCTCGACGTCCTGCCCGACGACGTTGGGCACCTCGACCTGGCCCTTGGACACGATGAGCGTGACCGTGGAGCCGACCTCGACGGAGGTGTTGGCCGGGGGGTTGGTGTTGAGGACCGTGTCCTTGGACTCGGTGCTGTCCTGGGTGTCCTTCTTGACCGACAGGCCCATGTCCTCGAGCAGCTTCTTGGCGTCGGAGTAGGAGTACCTCACGAGGTTCGGGACCACGACCTGGTCGGGACCCGAACTGACGATGAGGTCGACCGTCGAGCCCTCGTCGACCTTGGTGCCCACGGGCGGATCGGTGTCGATGACGTCGCCCTCGTCGACGTCCGAGCTGGCCCGCTCGGAGGTCCCGCCGACCACGAAGCCGGCGTTCTCCAGCCTCGTCGTGGCGTCGGGGACGCTCTCGCCACGGACGTCGGTGACCGCCTTCTGGGCCACGGGCTTCTCGTCGCTGTCGAACGCCCCGGTCATCCACAGGACGCCCAGGATCGCTGCGGCGACCACGGCGAGGATGGCCGCGACGGCCCACCACGTGCCCTTGCGGTCCTCGTCCTCGTCCTCGTCCGGGTCGGCGACACCGTTGCCGGTCGGCGGCGGCAGGACCGGCGCGGCGGGAGCCACGGCGGTCGCGCCCGGCACGACGGCGGTGGCCGCGGTGGGTGCGTCGACGGGCAGGCCCGCCAGGACGCGCTCGATGTCCTTGCGCATGTCGGCGGCGCTCTGATAGCGGTCCTCGACGCGCTTGGCGAGCGCCTTGGCGACGATGCGGTCGATGTCGGGGCTCACGTCGGGGTTGAGCTGCGACGGCGGCCGGGCCTCCTCGCGGACGTGCTGGTAGGCCACCGACACCGGGCTGTCGCCCACGAACGGCGGACGTCCGGTCAGCAGCTCGTACAGCAGGCAGCCCGTCGAGTAGATGTCGCTGCGGGCGTCGACGGTCTCGCCGCGCGCCTGCTCGGGGGAGAGATACTGCGCCGTGCCGATGACGGCGGCCGTCTGCGTCATGGCCGAGGAGGTGTCGGCGATCGCGCGAGCGATGCCGAAGTCCATGACCTTGACCTGCCCGGACGGGGTGAGCATGACGTTGGCGGGCTTGATGTCGCGGTGGATGATGCCGGAGCGGTGGCTGTAGTCCAGCGCGCTCAGGACGTCGGCGGTGATGGACAGCGCGCGCTCGGGCAGGATCTTGCGACCGTTCTCGGCGCCGCGCAGGATGTCGCGCAGCGTCTGGCCCTCGACGTACTCCATGACGATGTAGGGCACGTGGCTGCCGTGCTTGTCGATCGACTCGCCGGTGTCGTAGACCGCGACGATCGAGGGGTGGTTGAGCGCGGCGGAGGACTGGGCCTCGCGGCGGAAACGGGCCTGGAACGTGTCGTCGGCCGACAGGTCGCTACGCAGCTGCTTGACCGCGACGGTGCGCCCGAGGCGCAGATCGCGCCCCACCCGCACGTCGGCCATGCCGCCGCGACCGAGCAGTCCGCCCAGCTCGTAGCGGCCGCCGAGGCGTATCGGCTCGTCGGTGGCGCCAGTGTCGCCGGATTCGGTCATGGTTCTCAGTCTCCCAGAGTGTGTGTCACGGAGGATGTCGGTGCAGTCAGGCGTGTCATTTGCCGAGCACTGCCTCCATCACGGACTTGGCGATCGGGCCGGCGAGGCGTCCACCGGCGATCTCGTTGCGCGCAGTGTTGCTGGACTCGACGAGCACGGCCACCGCGACCGAGTCGTCGCCGTCCTTGGCGTACGACACGAACCAGGCGTAGGGCGGGCGGTCCGCGGTGGACTGCGCCGTGCCGGTCTTGGCACCCACGTCGACGCCGGGGATCTGCGCGGAGGTGGCGGTGCCCACCTGGACGGTGCTCACCATCATCTCCTGCAGCTTGCGGGCGGTGCTGGCGCTGACCGCCTCGCTGAGGGTCTTGGGCTGGGTCTTGTCCAGGACGCGCAGGTTGGGGGCGCGGACGGTGTCCACGACGTACGGCTTCATGACCTTGCCGTCATTGGCGATGCCGCCGGCGACCATGGCCATCTGCAGGGGCGTCGCCGCGACCTCGAACTGGCCGATGCCGGACTGGGCGAGCTGCGGCTGCTCGAGCGGGGTGTCGCCGGAGGTGAAGCGGCTGGGGTTCATGGGCAGGTCCGCGAGCGGATCGGTGCCGAAGCCGAACTTGCCGGCCTGCTCGGCGAGGTCCGTCTGGCCGACCTTGAGGGCGAGGGCGCCGAAGGCCACGTTGCACGAGACGTTCATGGCCTGCTCCAACGTGATG contains these protein-coding regions:
- a CDS encoding DUF881 domain-containing protein codes for the protein MAKRGTHARQQASFVVLLIFVLTGFLFVAASVSADGTDLRPTGGDVGSLLRERSERIDARRAEANTLRSEIDRLSSSVSGRSLDKLRKRVDALEPATGLTPVRGPGVRVTLTDAPDAGDLSGVDPNWQVVHQQDIQAYVNALWAGGAEAISLQGQRLIATTGIRCVGNVVILDGVPYSPPYVIEAVGDQTGMSSSMITSPDTASYADYARRYNLGLEIEQLDAVTIKAYTNPISLTFAKAPAP
- the pknB gene encoding Stk1 family PASTA domain-containing Ser/Thr kinase, with translation MTESGDTGATDEPIRLGGRYELGGLLGRGGMADVRVGRDLRLGRTVAVKQLRSDLSADDTFQARFRREAQSSAALNHPSIVAVYDTGESIDKHGSHVPYIVMEYVEGQTLRDILRGAENGRKILPERALSITADVLSALDYSHRSGIIHRDIKPANVMLTPSGQVKVMDFGIARAIADTSSAMTQTAAVIGTAQYLSPEQARGETVDARSDIYSTGCLLYELLTGRPPFVGDSPVSVAYQHVREEARPPSQLNPDVSPDIDRIVAKALAKRVEDRYQSAADMRKDIERVLAGLPVDAPTAATAVVPGATAVAPAAPVLPPPTGNGVADPDEDEDEDRKGTWWAVAAILAVVAAAILGVLWMTGAFDSDEKPVAQKAVTDVRGESVPDATTRLENAGFVVGGTSERASSDVDEGDVIDTDPPVGTKVDEGSTVDLIVSSGPDQVVVPNLVRYSYSDAKKLLEDMGLSVKKDTQDSTESKDTVLNTNPPANTSVEVGSTVTLIVSKGQVEVPNVVGQDVEDARSALEDIGLKADITEDPNSTSPENQVTAQSVAPGTRVSPGSTVRLTVSTNPGDTGEDGGDTDGGATDGGPTDGADSDGGALPDGQ